In a genomic window of Drosophila takahashii strain IR98-3 E-12201 chromosome 3L, DtakHiC1v2, whole genome shotgun sequence:
- the LOC108059922 gene encoding mediator of RNA polymerase II transcription subunit 15, whose amino-acid sequence MRLSNLHWIVQLSIIICAIGIEGQPSGIKNREKMESFWNGDYRESSYANADVERRIKRSNCEGLLDADPIAPGMDTQASDQNVMNTCQMVPNVAPPAAPVAPASPVSPVSDFFQSNNWQPQQTELQPQQQMQQQQQQSCPLSRITQGTPNAYSEQDETEQRRQELRNLVQHLYVAQARVQLEATEIRKAQSVASSAQAQLEESANHVRSITSSLHTAQQEVAASAIRAQIAQLQLAAHDQLLFAARQDVDALSSQMVGLQAAEGIVQPKLTVDLHALLDKLKQPLQQYDRPTAVPVIAPSLPGTLAHQQQQLQQMQQQQQLGQGQSQSQGQGQNQVPTNPTNGAAPSDFISLPGTNPYAD is encoded by the exons ATGCGCCTAAGCAATCTCCATTGGATCG TTCAACTATCTATAATTATCTGCGCAATCGGCATAGAAGGTCAGCCCAGCGGTATAAAAAATCGCGAAAAGATGGAATCTTTCTGGAACGGTGATTACAGGGAGAGTTCATATGCAAATGCTGATGTGGAGAGAAGAATAAAGCGGTCTAATTGTGAAGGTCTACTGGATGCAGATCCAATTG CTCCTGGCATGGACACTCAGGCTTCGGATCAAAATGTTATGAACACCTGCCAAATGGTTCCGAATGtagctcctccagctgctccagTTGCCCCTGCATCCCCCGTTTCCCCAGTTTCGGACTTCTTCCAATCCAACAATTGGCAACCCCAACAAACAGAGTTGCAACCCCAGCAGCagatgcaacagcaacaacagcagtcaTGTCCTCTCAGCAGAATCACCCAGGGAACTCCGAATGCGTATTCCGAACAGGATGAAACGGAGCAGCGGCGCCAGGAGCTGCGCAATCTAGTCCAGCATTTGTACGTGGCCCAGGCGAGGGTCCAACTGGAGGCCACCGAGATCAGGAAGGCGCAATCGGTGGCCTCGtcggcgcaggcgcagctggAGGAGTCGGCGAACCATGTGAGGAGCATCACCTCCTCGCTGCACACCGCCCAGCAGGAAGTCGCGGCCTCGGCGATTCGGGCACAGATTGCCCAACTCCAATTGGCTGCCCATGATCAACTGCTGTTCGCCGCTCGCCAGGATGTGGATGCTCTGTCCTCGCAAATGGTGGGCTTGCAGGCGGCGGAAGGGATTGTGCAACCGAAACTCACAGTGGATCTACATGCTCTGCTGGACAAGCTGAAGCAACCTCTGCAGCAATATGATAGGCCCACCGCGGTTCCTGTTATAGCTCCCAGTCTCCCGGGAACTTTGgcccatcagcagcagcagttgcagcagatgcaacagcaacagcagctgggGCAGGgtcaaagtcaaagtcaaggTCAGGGTCAAAATCAGGTTCCTACGAATCCTACGAATGGAGCCGCTCCCAGCGATTTCATCAGTTTACCGGGGACTAATCCTTATGCAGATTaa